GGCAACAGCGGAGGGATTATCACACCCAATAATGCAAGCGTGGCGATGGGCGATTTCGATTCCATCGGTGCCAACAACAGTTCGCTGTTACCGTTTGATACCGGAAGCGTGGCAATGTCCCGTTCGCATACTCCGCCAGATCATTCGGACACCAGCACCCTGCTGACGACTTTGGAAACCACCAGCATCATGGATATGCTTAACCTATTTCAGAGTACGAATTCATTGACAGGACATCTTCTTAGtcaaacgcaacaacaacagcagtccCAAAATCAGTTTACGCCGTACACGTCGTCTCCAACATCGACGTATCAACAATCTACTGCATCGGGAACGTACGGTGgtgtcaacagcagcaacaatggcAGCTTAGCTAGCCTTGCGTCTTTAAGGCTTGGCAGCTCCGAATTCGATAGCGATTATGACCGTATGCAAAAAATTCAAGTCTATAACAACACGTTGCGGATTTTGCAACAACATTCCCAGCAAAAGTCTCTACTACTACAAGAGCTTCAGTACAACCAGTCGCTGCTATCGGCATTTGGAAGTGGTAGTAATATTTCAACGAATACCACCGGTGGTGCTAtgggcagcaacaacagtaacAACTACAGTGGTAGTGGCTTACAAGGGAGAAATTGGTTCTCATCGTCACATCAGCAACATCACCAGGGCTCCTCATCTCCTTCACTGAACGTTGGTTCTGGTGGTGGTAATGGATACACCGATGTAAATCTCGATCGTATTGCAAAGATTTATCGATCCTCTGCAGGTATGTTATTAGAAACAATTATAttgttcccatttttttttaattccaaaATGTATGTATCACCCTGTATTACACAGCCCATTACGATGCTACTTGCACGTGGAGTGGCGTTTTGCCACCTCGTTCAAATCGTTTGGTGACGTATTCGTCGAAAATATTCCTCGGTGGCATGCCGTGGGATATTAGCGAACAATCGTTGGTCcaaattttcaaaccattcGGCACGATAAAGTAAGTCttggaggaaaaaagaaacttgATAAAGATTATAATCTCCAATTCATGTTAATTATCCTCGGTCCGTCATATAGGGTCGAATGGCCTGGCAAGGAACAACAAGCGACACAACCTAAAGGCTATGTATACATAATTTTCGAATCGGACAAACAGGTCAAGGCACTGTTGCAGGCATGTACTTATACTTCCTCTACCAACAATGGTAGCATCCACGGTAATCATGGTGGAATAAGCGCAGGTAAATAACAATTCTTACCGAGATATACGTCCCGTGTGTTTTTTCTAAGATGATGTTGCTAATTCACTACATCGCTGGAAATTCCGATACAGGTACGAAGATTAACTTCAAGATATCTTCGAAGCGCATCAAATCGAAGGATGTCGAAGTGATTCCGTGGAACATTGCAGATTCCAACTACGTAAAGTCCTCTTCGCAAAAATTAGACCCGACGAAAACAGTGTTTGTAGGAGCACTGCACGGTCAATTGACAGCCGAGGGCTTAGCGATAATTATGAACGATCTCTTCGAAGGCGTCGTGTATGTAGGCATCGATACAGACAAGTACAAGTATCCGCTCGGATCGGCTCGCGTAACGTTCAGCAACGCTCGATCGTACATGAAGGCGGTATCGGCTGCATTCATCGAAATTCGTACCTCGAAATTCACCAAGAAACTGCAGGTGGATCCCTATCTGGAGGATTCTCTTTGTTCAATATGCACTCTACAACACGGACCATACTTTTGCCGCGAAAGCATATGCTTCAGGTATGTTTTATTCATATATTCATAGCCggtttattgttatttacGATTTCATGCTCGGGAGCTATGGCACATTTgggatattatttatttattattgtacGGCACTTAAAACTCTTCGCTTTATTATCAGCATTATGTAGGCTAAAGAGAGAACAATTTTCTCAAGGCATTTCCTTGGAATTTTCCTTGTATATTTGGGGTGTtattacagaaaaaaaaacaaatcatataCATTCATTTTATCTGATTCCTTTAGAGGGATTGTTATGATACACctaaaataatgtaaacattCGGAATTAAGATTCTTCACTGTGTTTGAGACATACGAACTTATAATATTGAGCTGGAATGGAAAGACTGTTTTATATGAGAACGCGAAGCACTGGAGTTAAATTGTGATTTTACTTATGCCGCTCTTTAGATATTATTGTCGTTCCTGCTGGCAAGATCAACACAGCCGAGGAGTATATCTTCAAAATCATAAACCCCTTACGCGGAATTCCAAGTTCACTGCAATTATCGGCGTTGGTCCTCAACAGCAGCCACAGCATGCTGCAACcggtagcaacagcagcaaccatcACATGCAGCAACACTCGTATGACCACAGCTCATACTACAATGggcatcaacatcatcaccatcaccataaCGGGTCTGGCAGTCATACGTACAATCAATATCAtcaccacaacaacaatacccatcatcatcaacaatcGGGTAATCGTTTAGGCCAgctacagcagcaacagcagcagtatcgTGTCCTCGCAAAGTCTCCATCACCGTCGACATGCAGTGGTACTGAAAGTTCTAGTATTGCAAGCAATGGCAACATGAGCTACCCTAGCAGCAATAGTTCTAGCCCTGTTGGTGGTGGAAATAACACCCGTAACAATAATTCAACCAACTGCATCAACAATAATAGCCTTAATGGCAATAATAACGTCAACAGCAACAATActggcaacaacaacagtgtcAATAGTGGTGAGCACGCGTCCTCTTGTATTGGATCGTCGTTGAACTTACAACAACATAACTATGTTGCTGGGAGTGTTGGTAATGGTAGTGGTAACGGTAGCGGTGGTAGTGGTTTGCACATTTAATTattgaagtttttttgttttgcaattccaTATCACATTTTGACTAAATGAGGGAAttcaaattatttatattttttcttttgatactgatcaatattgtttttcttttcaattgcGATGTTTACGCTCCTGGCCTTCTCATCACTAGAGTTTATTTCAGTAgcgtattgtttttttcttttctttttgattAATTCTAACTTTACTCGAGGCtggttttttatattattttgtgttgtttttggtgttCTTTGTACGAATCTTGCTTTGCTTCCTTGTTTCGATTTCAATTTTGCCGGcttgtattgtttttatttcaaaatatcCAACCCTCAACCGATGCTAAACTAAACAGGGACGTTGGAAACGAATTTCCTAGATTGAAATTTACAGTTTACCTTACGTCGTAGAAAATTCTCCTGTTTTGTTAGCAATCGGTAAAGCAATGAACGAAACATGCAGAGATCGCCTCTTCTCGTGTGCgaatttttgttgcttgtttgttgtatCAAAATGGATACTTTTGAAAAGAGTGGAGGATCGCTTATGTAACGTGTTTAATTCGTTAATTTTACCCAATAGTATtttagtttttcattttccgcTTTTTGAAACTATTGCCGTGTTTAAGTTAGCGCACAGAACTGGGGGATAGATACTTCGTGAAGCAGATGTTATTCTAGCTAGTTACACGCACTAGCGAATTAGAATTGATGCAGCTATGTATGGAACTATCATCCATTATAAAAGAGAGTTTGCAAACGGGTGATTTTTGCACACTTTTTGGTGGCCATGGCAAAGCGATCCTCCATTTTTGAAGCAAACACACAGTTgattttttgtccttttttctgGGTGATTTTATAATGTGCAATGCCGAACGGATCAAAATCGATAACATTGAGGAATCAGATGCCAATATGGTCTTAATTTCTCTAAAGTGAAGCaagatttgtaaaaaaaaactccactgTTTTCGATAATTTTGCTTAAGATTGTtaaatgttattaaattattagcaCGAGCATCGGTGCCCTACCATTATCATTACTCCTACACCATTACACATCTCCTAGCACACTGGCTACGATTAGCTAGTCTAGAGCCTTACGATCGATCGCATGCGATCAACATCATGTGTGTTGTAGTTatgattccatttttttaaaacgcaCATCACACAATTTTGTGTTGCTATTTTGAATCATAATTCCTATATCGAATCAGAAATCAAAACTCCCCATTTGCACAGGCGCACGTCAAAGTTGCCTAAAAAACTAATGGCGATGAAATGATGTGAGAAGTCGCGAAGTTTTGGTGTTTTATTGGAAAGCGTATGAAGCAGATCTACAATTGGTAGATTACATAAGATTTTCGAGCATTAAGCGAGACATCCATTGTTGGTAGTTGGTGCCCAGGGGTAATAGActttcattaaattattttttaatggcagaaatgcttttcttttgcgaTGCAATGCGAGTTTTAGGTAAAAGCTAATATCTAGAGAGAGACACATTCCTCGGTAGAAAGCGCAAGGtttaatatgtttatttaatgGATTGTTGTTAAAGCACGTATTGAGGCAGGGGGAGTTACCGGTAGGTTGAAAGCACAAAAACACTAAGGACGAGGAATTCTTAACGGATTTGTTTATACTGAATTTCAAAATTGTTATCTATTTATGCCGTTATTTATTTGGCGCAATCGTtcttaaatgtttatttattcgtaTTTATATCAGGGCGTATATCATATATTGTCATCATTTTCTGCGTTATAACTTTACACTATTTGGTGTTTACTTTCGATACAATGATTGAACTGTACACAAACTAATGTTAAGTATATCTTTCAGCGATACTTGAAACAACACGTGTATTAATTTACAAGCatattttttctgtttaatATCGAATTGCAATTCCGTGTAttttctattgtttgtttattttttggatCACTAatcatagtttttttttgcattattttactaactgattttaaaatttgcatAAGCTTTCTTAGTAACGTACATAATTTTTATACAAACATTAAGCAATATTTGAAAAACATGATATCGACCAAAATCATTAACACAGTTTTAAAGGGAACAGTAAAACATAATTATACTTTTGCACCGGGTTTAATACATTGCCGTATCAAAATCGTGCAAGTCGTTTTTCAATTGCCCGAATTCGATGCTATGTTGCTGCGGCGTTGAACGTTTTACTCATATAGAACGTCACCAATTTTTACTCAATTTTGACATTAGTACATTATGCGTTTGCAATTgctgaattattttatttccaatcaaatttaatataaaccattaaaatattgttttataaaatcgcattaatttgaaaaacaCCCTAACCGAGGGTTTGATGTTCGATACGCGATGTTTTGATAACAATGAGTTCATTACACTGAAGCTTGAAACAAACGCGATCTTAGATTACTTTAAAGGCGTCTAGGATCGACAATGACTCCTGTTGAAAGCGTTGAGTGTAAACTGAagtatattttaaaatgtaactAACTAACCACGCTAActaagcaaaaagaaatcTGCTCACACGCATGCTGGTGCAGGGGAGGGGACCGCAAAACCGCAAAAAATGCAGAAAGAAATCACAACCACACGTTCATATGCCAAATCAACTTAAAATTCATAATTTTAAGAACATTATGCGAATATGAACGTTATTTAGAGGCATATAAACGATATACAAATgtctatatttttttacaaaacaattgtGGAAGCGTTACAAACCATAACTCGCAAAACAATTGTACGATAATGTTTACAATTTACAATGcatgcaaagcaaacaaacatataaATCGAATACAAATGCGGTAtcttaataaaataattgaatttgttACAAACCGCTGAGCAGCTGGTAATATGAATATAGTTACTTATGGTGAGACAATAATTGTGTGGAATCCCAACATACAAACTTTATTTGGTTTATCCTCCAATAACGGCTAATTTTCTTCCGAAGATTTTCAACGTACTCTGCGTAGTATTTAGTTGTAAATCTCGGCACATCCACACGGCCCAATCTGTCGTTCGACTTGAATcattgaattcaattttttagTCATGAATTATATTGATATgttgtactgtttttttttgtcatgcaCTAATCTTTTAAACTAAGACCAATTACACCAGAAATGAGCTGAACATAATTgtcgtaaaaaataaatacaatactAATCGTTCATAGGCTACTGAAAAATGTATAAGGTAAAATATCGAGCTTCAATTATTTAATGGACGATTTAATGCATGGTTAATACCGTATTTTGAAAACTGTTGATTGTTTGGTAGAATTTGTATCTACCCCGATGAATATAACGAAGAAAAGAGGGCAAGAGTACACAAAAACAATTCACATAATAATGTGGAactattattataaatttCGCAGAAACGCATGGACGCACCTTTTATTGTGAATGTAATAATAACATTTATAATTTTGTCCTTATTATCTCTAGACagcaaattgaatttattccCGCAACAGGATTTCATTCACATTCGGAAGCATTTTTATgcctgtgtgcgtgtttttgtgGTCGGTTTTAAATATGGGCTGCATAGGTTACACATTCAATCAAATTGGGCATTATCTTAACTGAACTTCTCAAGATACTTGATAAATGGAAGGTGCGTTATACATGCGGAAAAATAGTTTTTAGTCATCAATTTGCAAAAAGTTTATCAAATATATAACAAAATGTGCCTGGCAATGTTAGAAGCTATTTCATTAACATCAAGCGTATGTTAAAGCATAGTGTGATTAAAATCCGCATACGGTTCGTAAAAAGAAAGACAACTACGTCGATTTAATAAACGTATAGATAAGGAGTTGTTTCGAGTTGTTTGAACGAAGAGAGAATGGGTTTTACGATTGAAACATTGATACACACTACTTTAGCACAAGAAAGCAAAAatttacaattgttttcaaattctCTTCTTTTGttaatgaaaattgtttgatCCTTCCCCGATCGGAAAATCCTCTCTGTACGGTTCGCGAAATTATTAATGCTATTTAATCCTTACATAAGTAAGAATATTAAAATCGTCGTTAATCCTTTACGTTAGATGAATATAGATTCAGCAGTTTTTACTCGCTGGTTAAtcataattgtttttaaatacaaCAAATGTAATATTCACAGACCGCGCATAACTTTAATTTGTACGTAGAAAATGAACTTTTCTACTTTAACAGCACTTCGGGAAATATGCAGAAAACATAAAAGCATGCCAGATTGGTGTGGCGTAAACTGAGTAGCTTAGTAATGACGAAAATAGTAACTTAATTTGACTGACTCCATATTATTCACGCTGATTGCACTTGGAAAGTAAAGCTGGTAATGAGATGAATTAATTGAACCGTTTAAAATTCTACGTTGAGTGTCAGAACGACATTTCAGTtcgaaatatttaatttttatttaatttcgttGTATTATTCTTTACGTACAGTCTCATAACTCTATTTCTGCGAGGTAATTATTACTTTCGTGTGGTGTTGTGTAGTATGATTATTcagtttgaaaataatttaaaaaagtttttGACGTTGGTGTTCAGATTGTCTCTCTCACTTGTCACCCGGTGACGTGGTTTCAGGTGTGTTTGAGTTGTATACCTTTATAATATTACCTCCTAGAAAATGCGCATTTTAACTTTatctaaaatattaaataatcgGCTGACATGTTGCTTTTTATGGAATGatgccaaaataaaaaaaaatacgaggAAGCTGCATGCGCCACATGATCGTTAAAAACAAAGCATGTGAACATATTACACCACTTTGGGAAGTTGGTTAATTTTTGAATCGTGTACTAATTTATGGCCAAATTACGGTGCAACATTTTAACTAAAATGCAACCTGTGGTTGtgtacattttaaaaaaacgtTTCATTTTCGATTGGTAAGCAATGGTGTGCAATTTGCTAGAAACATAAGAAACAACCTTTCTAAGAAGCGAGAAAGGAAGGAACGCTTAAATGATACAGTATATTCGAAAACCCCCTCACTACACGATGCAAGTGAGAGTTGtcaatattttcattaatttgtgttttattgccTAAACATGTGCACGATTTGTAAACTCAAGTGcacgacacacacgcacacgtacacgcTTTGTTGTAGTATTGGACATTGCACCGGATTGATagtgttttaaaaatcaaacctTGTTTTAATATTGCTGTTTTATTCTAATTCTCAAATCTTTCACTATATATTCATGGAAACGGGAGCACCCAGTAATTAGCAAACCCATATATAAAACGGTGCAAACGTGTATCTGACTTTTGATGGATGTTTTTAAAAAGCGGTGCTCACAAAATTGAGCAGTTGACACGTGCATGGCGGCAGAACGAGGTCGTGTATGCAGTTTGATCGTcagttttatatattttatccaACTgcctcgtgtgtgtgtgtgtgctttatgtaggtaaataatttttaacagTTGCATTTCAATTCTTCATTTTGTCTCGTTATTTACTAatttaaaaggaaaaatttGTGAGTTTTGAAAACGGTGTGCGAAAgtgtttttaaatgtaatgtaTGTGTTTTTATCTACCTTATATAttagtgttgtttttgtttgttattcatGCATGATGGTGctacaaaaaaacgaagaaatgttgttttgttttacaaaaacgGACATaaaaacgaaagagaaagagagaacatggaggaaacaatttttataataCGGTAATTTGTGctcaattttaattacaacaaaTCTAATGAGAGCGGGTTCTTGATGTTAATCAATCAATACACACACCACTATGGGGATACGAAGCAGAAGGAGGcatgaaattttatttcaaatcaaGGAACTGAATGCGCtagcaaagcaaagaaacaaaatcggGACTGAAGCGAACAGTGCGAATTATAGTTCGATGGGGATGTGCAAAGTgttacacacacgcgcgtgcaCGGCACCTAAACAAGCAATAAGTAATTTAATGATAATGGTGCATTATGTGAATCGTGCGATCATAACATATACGCTTTGACTTCATATAGGCCCCAGCTATCGTGGTACACACATTGCACAGAAAGAGCGTACGTGGAAAGCCATGAATAAGAAGTTATGCCTTCATTGAGAAAACAAATATCGGTAACAATCATTTAAACATATACGATGCAGAACAGAACAGTGTCGCGATAAAAGCAAATAGATTGATTCACTGAGTAAGAAATAAATCCTTTGCTGCATCTGGCACAGAGGCAAATCCGTAGGACCAAACTATATTAATCCATGATACATTTAGCACATCCTAACCTCCGCTGCTGCTTAAATAATCTGATCATCTATAACAAACCTAAGATATTGACCTTTTTCGCAACAGCGCATATTAATGGCCCCCCGTCAAATAGtggaaaatatcttccttatTTCGATGCAATTTACTGCATTCGAATATAAACAATGCTTGGATAATCATTATACTCTTACAAATGaaagaagcaaataaaaacatcaaaacaaaattaaaattaaatattaaaactgAAACTGCTTGGTCACACGAAATCTACTTACTGCAAGATTGTAACCACAGAGGTTAGGAATAGTTTTAAATTTTAGCTAAACCTTATTCGGTTCGGTTGAGATATTTACATACGTTCTGACTAGTTTCGAAATTTTGCATAGAAAATGGGTGTAACAGTATTGAACATGTCTACTTTTGATGATAGGATGACAGGTCATTATAATTACATGCTGCAAATGTTACTACGTAAAggttaaaaacacaaaaagtacATTTTATCAACTATTAAATCATGCTAGGTATAGAACGTAATAATGTAAACCTGAATGCTCTTTCCGATACACGGTACTGCGATCGTTTGAACAGGTACTTTGGCACGTAACAATCGTTAGCACAGTTTATCACATTAATACAAAACTTACGTTTGAATACTTGTACGGAATAGTGAGTATTATCGAAAATACTACACTACTGATCGCGATTATTCACTATATTGTTCAACGAGCAGTAAATAAAGCCTGTAAAACGGTTAAATTTTGTAATCATTTGCATCTGGCAGGCTACATACAGAACGGAGCGCGAAATACACCAATGACCTCCGCTGATCCAACCAATACAGTTAGTGTAGTAACCTTAATGCGATCCAATCAAATGCTACCCTTGCTTCTTCTGCAGAAGGTGGGaatgaaaaattcaaaccaaaaactaaacaataGCAATCCATGTGCTAACCAAACACCCTTACAGTGATCACCCGCCAGATAAATGGACAATATGAAAGACATACAGAAAGGAAAGCTTATGCAGAAATAAAGGTAGTAACGGTGGTGGCAGGAAAAAGAATACGAAGCGCCAACCCAGCGGGATGCATTGCAGATATACATTACTCAATGCAATCGATCTCGAGCGGAAGAACATTAGCAAAAGAAGTACACGATAGGCTTCCAGGTGTAGGTTTgcgtatgaaaagttactagCCGCCACGAAGTTAAGggattattaaaaatgtatgcTTTGCCAGGCAGTTCGAAATCGATAAGACCAAAAGCCATTAAGGGCGCGCACAATAGTTGATGGGAACAGAAGAATAGACCATGCATCATTGCAATGGATGATTTTTAGACATGAATGTAACGCAAAACACTGTCATCAACTGCCCTCTTTTTGTGCAGGTGACACTACAAACTGTTTGTGAATTGATGAACGCTCTAGTAGAAGGAGAAGAAGTGtaaggaggaggaggagtaTACGCAGAACTGATCAAAATGGACTTTATATTAacgcaaaacaataataacataaacaataacaaactaCAAAACTACTATTTACTCCAACAAACAAGAAGCCTCCCTCCCTTACCGAAAAACGTTTCAGTGCCCCAAACatgtaaaagaaaatcaataaaaacataCAGATTTCATCGAATATACTGGTGGTGATAATGGTTGTCTGCTTTTTGGATCTATTGGATAATTAAGAGAAATTGTTATTTAACTTGTTTTATATTGTGTGACGTTTATCACATTTACTTcagaaacaatttatttacatGTCAAATTATTGACTAGATGATtttgtgacattttttttacaaaaaccaTTTAACATAGGAAAGAATACAACAAATCGTAACGAATATCAACTTTCAATTGACCCGTGTGCGAACTGCATCTCGAACGGCGCGTTATATGCTAAGCTAAATGATCCGTGATCAACCAAATAGAGTAATGGGGCTACTCTCTAATCGCTTTTCGATAGAATTTACTTCTAGAGTAAATCTCGCGAGCAACCCGATttatttatgcaaataaacCAAAATATATGCTAACTATTGTGCTGCGGAAATTTGCAATTGAGTCGAATAAGTGGGCGTACGATTTTGTATTGCACTAGGAACTCTGCTTAACGATTCGCTTCTTAGCGACGTATTGGTAGAGACCCAGCAGTGACGAAATGCTTCCAATCAGTCCTACGTGCCAAGTCTGGAAACGACCACCCCAAAGCATGCCCTTCGGCAGTGTGCTGCCGGCATGGATCAAATCCAGGGACAACCGCAATATCGATATGGCCTCCATGCGCTGCTTAATCAGCAACATACGGAACGCTTGGCTAAAATCACGCAAACAGAGATCCaaatgttgtttgttatcATGAGTTTATCATTTCTTAGTAACAACAGCAATGTCTCCAGTGTAGAAATTACCTGCTTTCGTTTTCCTGTTTGTCGATGCATGATTTATGCTGTTCCATCACAGTGAAGCTCCGGATGGTTCTGCAATGGggacgaaaataaaaccataaatcaAATTAGTATGAAGCGGATCCAGATCGGAGCGGATATGGACCCAGTTAATCCAATGCCGATGGAATGTGATTAGGCTATGCGGGGGTAGCAAAACCGAAACGGCAATATCTTCGGTTTTTTAATAGCTAAAATCCGACTTAAGATACGATAGGATAACGAAACGTGACACCGGAACACGTTGCCCAAATTTTCTATAACCTACTATTCCGGGGTGTGCAAATGGTTGCCTCCAGGTGTATCAGTATACTTACTTCATCAGATTAAGATAAATCGATGCAACCCAAAGCAGTGAATTGATCGTGTCCCAACGAGTAGGGTTCTCAACATTCAGCAGATTGTGCTCGATCAGCCAACAGATCTTGTCCACTGGATAGTATGCATGATCGATCAAATTGGTGACGAAGCCAATCAACCCCATCCAGCGGTCCGGTTCTTTGCTGCCGTACCCGTAGCTCAGACTGTACGCCAGCATAGGCAAATCGTCAAATAGACGCAGCGTAGCACGTGTTTGGGACATCTTCGAACTAAATATAGCCAGTTTTTTCGACCTTTTGGGATCCGATTGAGCGTAAAGTCCAGACGCCAGCTTGGTAGTGTAACATAGTGTGCGAATTATctaggaaagaaaataaaaataaggaGTACAAGATAGCAAATGATTCCCTATTTAGtcattttataaaacaacttcaaaacaTAATTATGTAGCTCATAGTGTCCTTGCGAGAACGATAAGAACCAATTGTTCCTATTTGTTcaataaaaatgtgaaatgatCTATCAATTTTACATGATCACGAATAGGAAGAATGAATTTCTGTTATAGTACGCCAAATCCCGTGCACTGAAACACCTCTTTTATTGTGCCGCGTAGAAGTAAACAAACCGGTCTGGCGTTTAAAATGTGCCTTGTTTTTGAATAGCTATTCTTGTGTCGCCATATCGATCGCGTGTTTCTAGCTTTGAGAAACGTGTTTTAAATACGTTTATATACACTTTTTAAACCCTCGCACTTTG
The Anopheles moucheti chromosome 2, idAnoMoucSN_F20_07, whole genome shotgun sequence genome window above contains:
- the LOC128297687 gene encoding peroxisomal membrane protein 11C isoform X1, whose amino-acid sequence is MSKMLNEICDMLDGYTGRDKIIRTLCYTTKLASGLYAQSDPKRSKKLAIFSSKMSQTRATLRLFDDLPMLAYSLSYGYGSKEPDRWMGLIGFVTNLIDHAYYPVDKICWLIEHNLLNVENPTRWDTINSLLWVASIYLNLMKTIRSFTVMEQHKSCIDKQENESSQAFRMLLIKQRMEAISILRLSLDLIHAGSTLPKGMLWGGRFQTWHVGLIGSISSLLGLYQYVAKKRIVKQSS
- the LOC128297419 gene encoding uncharacterized protein LOC128297419, with amino-acid sequence MPSLQQTTFKDFPSPDIARSLTGPDILQKHSINSLLLEHNEIISRGLPSPIEDNMSLADLLGGSQPSSPTSASASLVTNSSSGMTGKGSGGTSHHQNSIALVQHSHHHSLLGSQHQQQRQNHQQHHASLGSFATLGSSLGSNAVVGTTICDDSASSILSSGGGNSATSGSGSVSSNPFNFASLRIPSPSLNSPDLLMSGGLIGGGIVGSSSSSSSSSSGISCGEVGSAGSGQSPTSTHSFYSSLLPQMLHQPGSSGSSGTTTDALMSASTNSSAGGAYDRFRFDLMLGCGSEGITSQNGLTTETLKQRRRNISFDCSSPTNGPSSSGEVTSPSLTLLCPNNGRNYRNGSFSQPQQSTISHPHQQQSTSVQQYEILSGSNGGTSGNSGGIITPNNASVAMGDFDSIGANNSSLLPFDTGSVAMSRSHTPPDHSDTSTLLTTLETTSIMDMLNLFQSTNSLTGHLLSQTQQQQQSQNQFTPYTSSPTSTYQQSTASGTYGGVNSSNNGSLASLASLRLGSSEFDSDYDRMQKIQVYNNTLRILQQHSQQKSLLLQELQYNQSLLSAFGSGSNISTNTTGGAMGSNNSNNYSGSGLQGRNWFSSSHQQHHQGSSSPSLNVGSGGGNGYTDVNLDRIAKIYRSSAAHYDATCTWSGVLPPRSNRLVTYSSKIFLGGMPWDISEQSLVQIFKPFGTIKVEWPGKEQQATQPKGYVYIIFESDKQVKALLQACTYTSSTNNGSIHGNHGGISAGTKINFKISSKRIKSKDVEVIPWNIADSNYVKSSSQKLDPTKTVFVGALHGQLTAEGLAIIMNDLFEGVVYVGIDTDKYKYPLGSARVTFSNARSYMKAVSAAFIEIRTSKFTKKLQVDPYLEDSLCSICTLQHGPYFCRESICFRYYCRSCWQDQHSRGVYLQNHKPLTRNSKFTAIIGVGPQQQPQHAATGSNSSNHHMQQHSYDHSSYYNGHQHHHHHHNGSGSHTYNQYHHHNNNTHHHQQSGNRLGQLQQQQQQYRVLAKSPSPSTCSGTESSSIASNGNMSYPSSNSSSPVGGGNNTRNNNSTNCINNNSLNGNNNVNSNNTGNNNSVNSGEHASSCIGSSLNLQQHNYVAGSVGNGSGNGSGGSGLHI
- the LOC128297687 gene encoding peroxisomal membrane protein 11C isoform X2, which translates into the protein MSKMLNEICDMLDGYTGRDKIIRTLCYTTKLASGLYAQSDPKRSKKLAIFSSKMSQTRATLRLFDDLPMLAYSLSYGYGSKEPDRWMGLIGFVTNLIDHAYYPVDKICWLIEHNLLNVENPTRWDTINSLLWVASIYLNLMKTIRSFTVMEQHKSCIDKQENETFRMLLIKQRMEAISILRLSLDLIHAGSTLPKGMLWGGRFQTWHVGLIGSISSLLGLYQYVAKKRIVKQSS